From Lolium perenne isolate Kyuss_39 chromosome 5, Kyuss_2.0, whole genome shotgun sequence, a single genomic window includes:
- the LOC127302756 gene encoding NEP1-interacting protein 2-like isoform X2: MLSAAGGVARSLVAAAVGAAGTVIGAAAGLLTGFATEESEGLLRGALVGAVTGALVSVDLADSLLRVWTCDVSAMDTRIKRTTFAAGRLLRGCAFPTTSGLGEHDDLYEPSSAVMAARRAVVESLPAATLTKETAAAWQQTTCPICLHEFQTGESARRLPACGHVFHLTCINSWLLWKPQCPMCRHAVY, from the exons ATGCTCTCGGCCGCCGGCGGTGTGGCGCGCTCCCTCGTCGCCGCCGCTGTCGGGGCAG CTGGTACGGTGATCGGCGCCGCGGCCGGCCTCCTCACGGGCTTCGCCACCGAGGAGTCGGAAGGCCTGCTCCGGGGCGCGCTAGTCGGAGCGGTCACCGGCGCGCTCGTCTCCGTCGACCTCGCCGACTCCCTCCTCAGGGTATGGACCTGCGACGTCTCCGCCATGGACACGCGCATCAAACGCACG ACCTTCGCGGCGGGGCGCCTCCTGCGCGGCTGCGCGTTTCCGACCACCAGCGGCCTAGGCGAGCACGACGACCTGTACGAGCCGAGCTCCGCGGTGATGGCCGCGCGGAGGGCCGTCGTGGAGAGCCTCCCGGCGGCGACGCTCACCAAGGAAACCGCGGCCGCGTGGCAGCAGACCACCTGCCCCATCTGCCTCCAT GAGTTCCAAACGGGTGAGAGCGCCAGGAGGCTGCCTGCCTGCGGCCACGTGTTCCACCTAACGTGCATCAACAGCTGGCTCCTGTGGAAGCCCCAGTGCCCGATGTGCCGACACGCCGTctactag
- the LOC127302756 gene encoding NEP1-interacting protein 2-like isoform X1 has translation MLSAAGGVARSLVAAAVGAAGTVIGAAAGLLTGFATEESEGLLRGALVGAVTGALVSVDLADSLLRVWTCDVSAMDTRIKRTRLLLQTFAAGRLLRGCAFPTTSGLGEHDDLYEPSSAVMAARRAVVESLPAATLTKETAAAWQQTTCPICLHEFQTGESARRLPACGHVFHLTCINSWLLWKPQCPMCRHAVY, from the exons ATGCTCTCGGCCGCCGGCGGTGTGGCGCGCTCCCTCGTCGCCGCCGCTGTCGGGGCAG CTGGTACGGTGATCGGCGCCGCGGCCGGCCTCCTCACGGGCTTCGCCACCGAGGAGTCGGAAGGCCTGCTCCGGGGCGCGCTAGTCGGAGCGGTCACCGGCGCGCTCGTCTCCGTCGACCTCGCCGACTCCCTCCTCAGGGTATGGACCTGCGACGTCTCCGCCATGGACACGCGCATCAAACGCACG CGGCTGCTGCTCCAGACCTTCGCGGCGGGGCGCCTCCTGCGCGGCTGCGCGTTTCCGACCACCAGCGGCCTAGGCGAGCACGACGACCTGTACGAGCCGAGCTCCGCGGTGATGGCCGCGCGGAGGGCCGTCGTGGAGAGCCTCCCGGCGGCGACGCTCACCAAGGAAACCGCGGCCGCGTGGCAGCAGACCACCTGCCCCATCTGCCTCCAT GAGTTCCAAACGGGTGAGAGCGCCAGGAGGCTGCCTGCCTGCGGCCACGTGTTCCACCTAACGTGCATCAACAGCTGGCTCCTGTGGAAGCCCCAGTGCCCGATGTGCCGACACGCCGTctactag
- the LOC127302758 gene encoding uncharacterized protein produces the protein MVVIELEPEPEPGVEETTCPSLPPEYVAAADPRTAEEDGEEAFEDALTDEQLREKARSQANDAKAEGNKHFGAGEYEEALSQYEIALQIASELESAEDICSACHSNRAVCFLKLGKYDETIKECSRALELNPSYVKALLRRGEAHEKLEHFDEAIADMKKIIELDPSNAQAKKSLFRLEPLAAEKKEKMKEEMLAKLKDLGNSVLGRFGMSVDNFKAVKDPNTGSYSLSFQQ, from the exons ATGGTGGTGATCGAGctcgagccggagccggagccgggggTCGAGGAGACGACGTGCCCCTCGTTGCCCCCGGAGTACGTGGCCGCCGCGGACCCGAGGACGGCGGAGGAGGACGGGGAGGAGGCCTTCGAGGACGCGCTCACGGACGAGCAGCTGCGGGAG AAAGCTAGAAGCCAAGCGAATGATgcaaaagcagaagggaacaaacATTTTGGAGCTGGAGAATATGAGGAGGcattgtcccaatatgaaattgcATTGCAGATCGCTTCCGAGCTGGAATCTGCTGAAGATATATGCTCTGCATGCCATTCTAATCGTGCTGTATGTTTCTTGAAATTG GGGAAATATGATGAAACAATTAAGGAGTGCAGCAGAGCACTTGAGCTGAATCCTTCATACGTGAAAGCGCTGCTTCGGAGGGGAGAAGCACATGAAAAGCTCGAACACTTTGACGAGGCTATAGCTG ACATGAAAAAAATAATTGAGCTGGATCCTTCAAATGCACAAGCTAAGAAATCGCTGTTCCGACTTGAGCCACTGGCAgcagagaaaaaagaaaaaatgaaGGAAGAAATGCTGG CAAAGCTGAAAGATTTGGGCAACTCGGTGCTGGGGCGCTTTGGAATGAGCGTGGACAATTTCAAGGCTGTTAAAGATCCAAACACTGGTTCATACTCTCTTTCGTTCCAGCAGTAG
- the LOC127302759 gene encoding uncharacterized protein, with the protein MIDAISSIGSGYKGPSMYRMRGPLLTKNVEATKMFAESYRNSWKESGCTIMADGWTDRKKRTLVNFLVYCPKVEEIEKRFQKKKRAIQQPVLKAIEERWDKHLNKNLHAAGFWFNPTNQYDKELMSKYHTTTSGVIDVIERYAAKDPALRKALTKEMRIFRGAEGDFGRVTAIADRDTMLPDEWWLTYGCSAPNLQKLAIRVLSQTCSASGCERNWSLFEHIHSTKRNRLEHQVMNDIAYVQCNSRLEQKSQLSKRNYDPICLEDIVKFAEDWILEDDPQVLNVEKIERYRKGLVPNDKEICNAIAMNDEARWIDEDYENDMNASQENEHNGGGEEEDHTDAGRVVEHNGDEDDSFYEENRGSVTDWTFEYR; encoded by the exons ATGATTGATGCAATTTCTAGCATTGGTAGCGGTTATAAAGGGCCAAGCATGTACAGAATGCGTGGCCCTTTGCTAACAAAAAATGTTGAAGCAACTAAGATGTTTGCGGAAAGCTATCGGAATTCATGGAAGGAGAGTGGCTGCACTATTATGGCTGATGGTTGGACTGATAGGAAGAAACGAACACTCGTCAACTTCTTGGTGTACTGTCCAAAAG TAGAGGAGATTGAGAAGAGGTTTCAGAAAAAGAAGAGAGCAATCCAGCAACCTGTACTCAAAGCTATAGAGGAGAGGTGGGATAAGCACCTAAACAAAAATCTGCACGCAGCTGGCTTTTGGTTTAACCCAACCAACCAATATGATAAAGAGCTTATGTCAAAGTACCACACCACTACTTCTGGGGTTATTGATGTTATTGAGAGATATGCAGCAAAAGATCCAGCTTTGCGCAAGGCTTTGACTAAAGAAATGAGGATTTTCAGAGGTGCGGAAGGAGATTTTGGCCGAGTGACAGCCATTGCTGATAGAGATACAATGCTTCCTG ATGAATGGTGGTTGACTTATGGATGTAGTGCTCCAAATTTGCAAAAGCTTGCTATTCGTGTCTTAAGCCAAACTTGTAGTGCTTCTGGTTGTGAGAGAAATTGGAGTTTGTTTGAACACATACATTCCACAAAGAGAAACAGACTTGAGCATCAAGTGATGAATGATATAGCTTATGTTCAATGCAACTCTAGGCTGGAACAAAA GTCCCAACTCTCCAAAAGAAACTATGACCCAATTTGTTTGGAGGACATTGTCAAGTTTGCTGAAGATTGGATTCTTGAAGATGATCCCCAAGTATTAAATGTGGAAAAAATTGAGAGATATCGGAAAGGTTTGGTGCCAAATGACAAAGAGATTTGCAATGCCATTGCCATGAATG ACGAGGCTCGCTGGATTGATGAAGATTATGAAAATGATATGAATGCTTCTCAAGAAAATGAACATAATGGAGGAGGTGAAGAGGAAGATCACACTGATGCAGGTCGAGTAGTTGAACATAATGGAGATGAAGATGACTCCTTTTATGAAGAGAATCGTGGCAGTGTGACAGATTGGACCTTCGAATACCGTTGA